A genomic window from Vigna radiata var. radiata cultivar VC1973A chromosome 2, Vradiata_ver6, whole genome shotgun sequence includes:
- the LOC106754597 gene encoding uncharacterized protein LOC106754597: MAAKGALWLMLLLLVVAVVIATNTNNVYQPCADAKIQRSDGFTFGIAFSSRESFFFNQSLQLSPCDHRLSLSSSNSQLALFRPKVDEISLLTINTSSFFPDSYGGYMVAFAGRKYAARSSLAFVANSTYTVTSFTLVLEFQKGRLQNLYWKRDGCSSCKGKSNFVCLNKQDCGIRTSSCKGRGGAVDCSLGIQLAFSGTDKHLSVLNSWYEVENLRQYSLYGLYSNLRDSLTSQYNKFF; this comes from the exons ATGGCAGCGAAAGGGGCATTGTGGTTGATGCTGCTGCTACTGGTAGTAGCTGTTGTTATTGCCACTAACACCAACAACGTGTACCAGCCTTGTGCTGATGCCAAGATTCAGAGATCTGATGGCTTCACTTTTGGCATTGCCTTCAGTTCCAGGGAGTCTTTCTTCTTCAATCAGTCCCTTCAGCTCTCTCCCTGTGACCACCGTCTTTCTCTCTCCTCCTCCAACTCACAGCTTGCTCTCTTTCGTCCCAAGGTTGATGAGATCTCTCTCCTCACCATCAACACCTCTAGTTTTTTCCCT GATAGTTATGGTGGATATATGGTGGCATTTGCTGGAAGAAAGTATGCTGCACGGTCTTCACTTGCATTTGTTGCAAACAGTACATATACAGTGACAAGTTTCACACTG GTGCTGGAGTTTCAGAAGGGTAGGCTGCAGAACTTGTACTGGAAGAGAGATGGTTGCTCTTCATGCAAGGGAAAATCCAACTTTGTTTGCCTCAACAAACAAGATTGTGGTATCAGAACATCATCTTGTAAAGGCAGAGGAGGAGCAGTAGATTGCAGTCTAGGAATTCAGCTAGCATTTTCTGGTACAGACAAGCATCTATCAGTGCTTAATTCATGGTATGAAGTGGAAAACCTGCGGCAGTACTCTCTCTACGGCTTGTACTCAAATCTGAGGGACTCTCTCACCAGCCAGTATaacaaattcttttaa